A stretch of the Microbacterium sp. NC79 genome encodes the following:
- the trxB gene encoding thioredoxin-disulfide reductase: protein MRQVTIIGSGPAGLTAAIYTARAGLEPLVIASSVEVGGELTKTTDVENFPGFPDGIQGPELMEKIQAQAEKFGAEIAYADAVELDLDGPVKKITLGDGKVIESQTVIYATGSAYRKLGLPGEERLSGFGVSWCATCDGFFFRERVIAVVGGGDSAMEEATFLTRFASKVYVIHRKDTLRASKIMQERAMANEKIEFIWNTEVTDVLGDGAVSSLQLRNTVDGSESTLDVQGLFIAIGNDPRTHLVHGKVDLTADGTIWVDGRSSKTTVPGVFAAGDVLDPTYRQAVTAAGSGTVAALDAEHYLAALADGSASVETAAAV from the coding sequence GTGCGTCAGGTCACCATTATCGGATCCGGTCCCGCCGGATTGACGGCAGCCATCTACACCGCTCGCGCGGGTCTTGAGCCGCTTGTTATTGCCAGCTCTGTTGAGGTCGGCGGTGAGCTCACCAAGACGACCGACGTGGAGAACTTCCCGGGCTTCCCCGACGGCATCCAGGGCCCTGAGCTCATGGAGAAAATCCAGGCACAGGCCGAGAAGTTCGGTGCTGAAATTGCCTACGCTGACGCCGTTGAGCTTGACCTTGACGGCCCAGTGAAGAAGATCACTCTCGGCGATGGCAAGGTCATCGAGTCGCAGACCGTGATCTACGCAACCGGTTCTGCTTACCGCAAGCTGGGTCTGCCTGGTGAAGAACGCCTTTCGGGCTTCGGTGTCTCGTGGTGCGCCACGTGCGACGGCTTCTTCTTCCGCGAACGCGTTATCGCGGTTGTCGGCGGCGGCGACTCCGCGATGGAAGAGGCAACGTTCCTCACGCGCTTCGCATCGAAGGTTTATGTCATTCACCGCAAGGACACCCTGCGGGCCTCCAAGATCATGCAGGAACGTGCCATGGCGAACGAGAAGATCGAGTTCATCTGGAACACCGAGGTCACTGACGTGCTCGGCGACGGCGCTGTCAGCTCGCTGCAGCTGCGCAACACGGTCGATGGTTCCGAGAGCACCCTCGACGTGCAGGGCCTGTTTATCGCCATCGGAAACGACCCGCGCACGCACCTCGTGCACGGCAAGGTTGACCTGACGGCAGACGGAACCATTTGGGTTGACGGACGTTCGTCGAAGACCACGGTTCCGGGCGTTTTCGCCGCAGGCGACGTGCTCGACCCGACCTATCGTCAGGCTGTCACGGCAGCGGGCTCTGGAACGGTGGCAGCCCTCGATGCCGAGCACTACCTCGCGGCCCTTGCCGATGGTTCCGCCTCCGTCGAGACGGCTGCCGCGGTCTAA
- the trxA gene encoding thioredoxin — MTAQATSSATWDTDVLQAEGPVLVDFWAEWCGPCRAVSPILDEIAAEHAGKITIIKLNVDENPDLAMKYQITSIPAMKVFNKGQVETTIIGAKPKVALEADLAKYLG, encoded by the coding sequence ATGACGGCACAGGCAACGAGTTCTGCAACGTGGGACACCGACGTTCTGCAGGCTGAGGGCCCGGTTCTGGTCGACTTCTGGGCTGAGTGGTGCGGTCCGTGCCGTGCTGTTTCGCCGATCCTCGACGAAATCGCGGCTGAACACGCTGGCAAGATCACGATCATCAAGCTCAACGTTGATGAGAACCCCGACCTCGCGATGAAGTACCAGATCACGTCGATCCCGGCGATGAAGGTCTTCAACAAGGGTCAGGTCGAGACCACGATCATCGGCGCCAAGCCTAAGGTCGCGCTCGAAGCTGATCTCGCCAAGTACCTCGGCTAA
- a CDS encoding ParB/RepB/Spo0J family partition protein: MAKRTGLGRGIGALIPTSDASEARPVDVFFPGAPVAKDSPATKKKAATAEEEDLISIPGLRLIEIDPNDIVPNPRQPRTVFDPEDLAELVHSVKEFGVMQPVVVRTLEDGTYELIMGERRTRASREAGLAKIPAIVRETSDENLLRDALLENLHRSQLNPLEEASAYQQLLDDFGITHEELATQIGRSRPQISNTLRLLKLPVAVQQRVAAGVLSAGHARAILSVEGIEGMTRLADKIVNEDLSVRAAEAAAKTIGTPAGSKAKPSAGARRAYLDDVATRLGDRLNTRVKVQLGARKGQVNIEFASIQDLNRILTELGEAEFGSR; encoded by the coding sequence ATGGCTAAGCGAACAGGACTGGGTCGGGGAATAGGAGCACTTATTCCGACGTCTGATGCGTCCGAGGCACGTCCGGTCGACGTGTTCTTCCCCGGGGCGCCGGTAGCAAAGGACTCCCCCGCCACGAAGAAGAAGGCTGCTACCGCTGAGGAAGAAGACCTTATCAGCATTCCGGGTCTGCGCCTCATTGAGATTGACCCCAATGACATCGTCCCGAACCCGCGTCAGCCGCGTACGGTCTTCGACCCTGAAGACCTTGCTGAACTCGTGCACTCCGTCAAGGAGTTCGGTGTCATGCAGCCCGTTGTCGTGCGCACGCTCGAAGATGGCACGTACGAACTCATCATGGGTGAGCGTCGGACCCGCGCTTCACGTGAGGCGGGCCTCGCCAAGATTCCTGCCATCGTGCGCGAAACCAGCGACGAAAACCTGTTGCGCGATGCGCTGCTGGAAAACCTGCACCGTTCGCAGCTGAACCCGCTCGAAGAAGCGTCGGCTTACCAGCAACTCCTCGATGACTTCGGGATCACGCACGAAGAGCTCGCCACCCAGATCGGCCGCTCACGCCCCCAGATCAGTAACACGCTGCGTCTGTTGAAGCTCCCCGTCGCCGTTCAGCAACGTGTCGCTGCCGGTGTGCTCTCCGCCGGCCACGCCCGCGCGATTCTCTCGGTTGAGGGTATCGAGGGCATGACGAGGCTCGCGGACAAGATCGTGAACGAAGACCTATCGGTCCGCGCGGCAGAAGCGGCTGCGAAGACTATTGGTACTCCTGCCGGTTCTAAGGCCAAGCCGAGTGCTGGCGCACGCCGCGCCTACCTCGATGATGTCGCTACACGATTGGGCGACCGCCTCAACACGCGCGTCAAGGTACAGCTGGGTGCACGTAAAGGCCAGGTCAACATTGAATTCGCAAGCATTCAAGACCTGAACCGCATTTTGACTGAGCTGGGCGAGGCTGAATTTGGTTCTCGCTAG
- the rsmG gene encoding 16S rRNA (guanine(527)-N(7))-methyltransferase RsmG: MTLEQEPTAAATLFGDNIDKARAFTQALAEQGEERGLIGPLELPRLWTRHILNSAITAPLFSGRVGDVGSGAGLPGLVLAIARPDVEWVLIEPMERRVNWLNEQVDTLALSNVTVFRGRGEEWPEGAVLDAVTARAVSALRTLIPFTAPLVRDGGEIIFLKGASVQNEIDAAEKVIRKYKISDISVSVLGEGVLDESTRVFRGVVRG, from the coding sequence ATGACACTCGAACAAGAACCCACTGCAGCTGCGACGCTGTTCGGCGACAACATCGACAAGGCACGCGCCTTCACCCAGGCTCTCGCTGAGCAGGGAGAAGAGCGTGGCCTCATCGGCCCGTTGGAACTGCCCCGTCTCTGGACCCGCCACATCCTGAACAGCGCGATCACCGCTCCCCTGTTCTCCGGCCGTGTCGGCGATGTGGGCTCGGGCGCCGGTCTCCCTGGCCTCGTGTTGGCGATTGCTCGGCCCGATGTCGAGTGGGTGCTCATTGAGCCCATGGAACGCCGCGTCAACTGGCTCAACGAGCAGGTAGATACCCTCGCACTCTCGAACGTCACCGTCTTCCGCGGCCGCGGCGAAGAGTGGCCTGAAGGCGCCGTACTCGATGCGGTTACCGCACGCGCCGTGTCAGCCCTACGCACGTTGATCCCCTTCACTGCTCCCCTGGTGCGCGATGGCGGAGAAATCATCTTTCTCAAGGGAGCCTCGGTGCAGAATGAGATCGACGCTGCCGAAAAAGTGATCCGCAAGTACAAGATCTCGGACATCTCGGTATCTGTGCTCGGCGAAGGTGTCCTGGATGAATCAACCCGGGTGTTCCGCGGGGTTGTTCGCGGTTAG
- a CDS encoding ParA family protein codes for MFHVKQSPADDTTIFGDDTPLARELADLSARRRILEATDVNLPAETRILTVSNQKGGVGKTTSAVNVAAALASIGARVLVIDLDPQGNASTALGVPHTADIPSVYDVLIDEFPLAEVIQPSPESDNLFCAPSTIHLAGAEIELVSQVAREHRLRTAMEEYLESVDIKPHFIIIDCPPSLGLLTINAFTAADEVFIPIQCEYYALEGLSQLLGSVQMIQKHLNPRLHVSTILLTMYDGRTRLAQQVAEEVRSHFADQVLETVIPRSVRVSEAPSFGQTVVSYDPQSAGAIAYREAAVEIVRKSAREGEGRA; via the coding sequence GTGTTTCACGTGAAACAGTCCCCCGCTGACGACACCACGATTTTTGGTGATGACACGCCATTGGCGCGTGAACTTGCCGATCTCAGCGCTCGTCGCCGCATCTTGGAAGCCACCGACGTCAATCTCCCTGCCGAGACGCGCATTCTGACGGTATCGAATCAAAAGGGTGGCGTTGGTAAGACGACGTCAGCCGTGAATGTCGCGGCGGCCCTGGCGAGCATCGGCGCTCGGGTGCTCGTCATTGATCTTGATCCGCAGGGCAATGCATCAACAGCACTCGGTGTGCCCCACACCGCTGACATTCCCAGTGTCTATGACGTTCTGATCGACGAGTTCCCGCTCGCTGAAGTCATTCAGCCCAGCCCGGAGTCGGATAACCTCTTCTGCGCACCAAGTACGATCCATCTTGCCGGCGCTGAAATTGAACTCGTCTCACAGGTTGCACGCGAGCACCGTCTGCGTACCGCGATGGAAGAGTATCTCGAGTCCGTAGACATCAAGCCTCACTTCATCATCATTGACTGCCCACCCTCACTCGGACTACTGACCATCAACGCATTTACCGCGGCTGATGAGGTATTTATCCCGATTCAGTGTGAGTATTACGCGCTCGAGGGATTGAGTCAGCTCCTGGGTAGCGTGCAGATGATTCAGAAGCACCTCAACCCGCGACTCCACGTCTCAACGATTCTGCTGACAATGTATGACGGGCGCACTCGACTCGCGCAGCAGGTTGCGGAAGAGGTACGCTCACACTTTGCGGATCAGGTTCTCGAGACCGTGATTCCGCGTTCTGTCCGTGTGTCTGAGGCTCCAAGCTTCGGTCAGACGGTTGTCTCATATGATCCTCAGTCGGCTGGCGCAATTGCCTACCGGGAGGCTGCAGTAGAAATCGTGCGCAAAAGCGCTCGCGAAGGGGAAGGTCGAGCCTAA
- a CDS encoding tryptophan synthase subunit alpha, with protein sequence MTEGIPRRASLELLRAEAADERAVLVHERLRHGEDPWEFMEELPTVDELVVYSLRAENIESNGGQRPNDVRNYRVLRQIALEYPDLTTTVWKLLGHTNTHRAWDAVTSDPTGRPGAA encoded by the coding sequence GTGACCGAGGGTATTCCGCGGCGCGCGAGTCTGGAACTGCTTCGTGCAGAAGCAGCGGACGAGCGCGCCGTGCTCGTTCACGAGCGTCTTCGCCACGGCGAAGACCCCTGGGAGTTCATGGAAGAGCTCCCCACTGTCGACGAACTTGTCGTCTATTCGCTTCGCGCCGAGAACATCGAATCCAACGGCGGGCAGCGTCCCAACGACGTGCGCAATTATCGCGTCCTTCGCCAGATCGCCCTGGAGTACCCAGATCTCACTACAACGGTCTGGAAGCTCCTCGGACACACGAACACCCACCGAGCCTGGGACGCAGTCACCAGCGACCCCACAGGCCGTCCAGGGGCCGCATAG
- a CDS encoding R3H domain-containing nucleic acid-binding protein, whose translation MTDAPVNEPTETADLEQEGDIAADYIEGLLDIADIDGDLELDVRQGRAYVSVESDGTSLRTLSDPETVQALQELTRLAVQNKTVHFSRVILDIGGSRDARQQELEKLVDRAIARLDEGASQASLPAMSSYERKLVHDIVSDRGLISESYGDGADRHTVLRRA comes from the coding sequence ATGACTGACGCACCCGTGAATGAACCGACCGAAACGGCTGATCTCGAGCAAGAAGGCGACATCGCAGCCGACTACATTGAGGGTCTGCTCGACATCGCTGACATTGATGGTGACCTCGAACTCGACGTTCGCCAGGGCCGCGCCTATGTCTCTGTCGAGTCCGACGGAACGTCGCTGCGCACGCTCTCCGACCCGGAGACGGTGCAGGCACTGCAAGAGCTGACGCGCCTGGCTGTGCAGAACAAGACCGTGCACTTCTCCCGTGTGATTCTTGACATCGGTGGATCCCGCGATGCACGCCAGCAGGAGCTGGAGAAGCTTGTCGACCGTGCCATCGCGCGACTCGATGAGGGTGCTTCACAGGCATCGCTGCCGGCAATGTCGTCGTACGAGCGCAAGCTGGTGCACGACATCGTGTCTGACCGCGGCCTGATCTCGGAGTCCTACGGTGACGGTGCAGACCGTCACACTGTGCTCCGACGCGCTTAG
- the yidC gene encoding membrane protein insertase YidC, whose protein sequence is MDLFSIILWPLKWAVEAILVAWHWLLTVVGMPAASGTTWVLAIVGLVIVVRSALVPLTVKQIKSQRRMMEIAPDLRKVQAKYKGKKDQLSREAMSRETMALYKKHGTTPVSGCLPLLVQMPIFFALFQTLNEVNTNADKGKGGVGFLSAELTQQFNDAKLFDVASLHDSLMGSLESKNPGWELTVTILVILVILMIGSQFFTQLQIVSKNLSPEAKTGQAYQIQKIMLYVLPFAFVFSGVFFPLGVVLYWFISNLWTMGQQFIVIRNMPTPGSDAAKAREARLLKKGKALDAKGNVITIAQYEAEQQRLLEEAEQRKVQQPKREQPLGKNRAKKQAQKQNNANQSGSAQASDSGTDSANPDEKK, encoded by the coding sequence GTGGATCTGTTTTCCATCATCCTTTGGCCCCTGAAATGGGCCGTTGAAGCGATCCTGGTCGCCTGGCACTGGCTTCTGACTGTTGTCGGTATGCCGGCCGCGAGCGGAACCACCTGGGTACTTGCCATCGTGGGTCTTGTGATCGTCGTCCGTTCGGCTTTGGTTCCGCTGACGGTGAAGCAAATCAAGAGCCAGCGCCGCATGATGGAAATTGCTCCTGATCTGCGTAAAGTCCAGGCAAAGTACAAGGGCAAAAAGGATCAGCTGAGCCGCGAGGCGATGAGCCGCGAGACGATGGCACTGTACAAGAAGCACGGCACCACGCCGGTTTCTGGTTGCCTGCCGTTGCTTGTGCAGATGCCCATCTTCTTCGCTCTTTTCCAGACGCTGAACGAAGTCAATACGAACGCAGACAAGGGCAAGGGTGGCGTTGGCTTCCTGAGCGCCGAACTGACTCAGCAGTTCAACGATGCGAAGTTGTTTGACGTTGCATCGCTGCATGACTCCCTCATGGGCTCGCTCGAGTCGAAGAACCCGGGCTGGGAACTGACCGTCACCATCCTCGTCATCCTCGTCATTCTGATGATCGGGTCGCAGTTCTTCACCCAGCTGCAGATCGTTTCGAAGAACCTCTCCCCCGAGGCTAAGACCGGCCAGGCCTACCAGATCCAGAAGATCATGCTCTATGTTCTTCCGTTCGCCTTCGTCTTCTCCGGTGTCTTCTTCCCGCTCGGTGTCGTTCTCTACTGGTTCATCTCGAACCTGTGGACCATGGGCCAGCAGTTCATCGTTATTCGCAACATGCCCACCCCTGGTTCCGACGCTGCAAAGGCTCGCGAAGCCCGCCTGCTGAAGAAGGGCAAGGCACTCGATGCCAAGGGCAACGTGATCACGATTGCGCAGTACGAAGCAGAACAGCAGCGACTGCTTGAAGAGGCAGAACAGCGCAAGGTACAGCAGCCGAAGCGTGAACAGCCCCTCGGCAAGAACCGCGCTAAGAAGCAGGCTCAGAAGCAGAACAACGCCAATCAGAGTGGCTCTGCGCAAGCCTCAGATTCGGGCACTGATAGCGCGAATCCCGACGAGAAGAAGTAG